One window from the genome of Deltaproteobacteria bacterium encodes:
- the mnmE gene encoding tRNA uridine-5-carboxymethylaminomethyl(34) synthesis GTPase MnmE — translation MEDTIAAIATPLGTGGIGIIRVSGSQAEAVARLLFKPRKQLNNFESRRLYHGDIIAPDSGELLDEVLLTLMKNPHSYTGEDTLEIHCHGGYFILQSVFSAVIAAGCRPAAPGEFTKRAFLNNRLDLAQAEAVQDLIMAKTRRGSELALSHLKGRLSKTIDDLRGQLVAALAGLEAALDFPADEISSDYNILACAADTLTSIIGKLQTLLATYEQGKIVRDGVDVVIAGKPNVGKSSLLNSLLGEKRAIVTHLPGTTRDFIEEFININGLAVKLTDTAGLRAAENIIEAEGIALVREKLATADLVLVIIDGSAGLTEEDRTIMAGLLGHNLLLVVNKNDLPQMLDMQQVRAILPEVDVLRISAKYGDGLDQLKEAIHRIVLGVSGNRHTEVMIANIRHKTALERTVAFLSQAREGAKNNLPPELVAIDLRDALTSLSEIVARTTNEEILQEIFSRFCVGK, via the coding sequence TTGGAAGATACTATCGCGGCTATCGCAACCCCGCTCGGCACGGGGGGCATCGGGATCATCCGCGTCAGTGGTTCCCAGGCGGAGGCCGTCGCCCGTTTGCTCTTCAAACCACGAAAACAATTGAATAATTTCGAGAGCCGACGTCTTTATCATGGGGATATTATCGCCCCTGACTCTGGCGAGCTGCTTGATGAAGTGCTTCTCACCCTGATGAAAAACCCCCACTCCTACACAGGCGAAGACACGCTGGAAATACATTGCCACGGCGGATACTTCATTCTGCAATCCGTCTTCAGCGCTGTAATTGCCGCCGGCTGTCGTCCGGCTGCGCCCGGTGAGTTTACGAAACGGGCTTTCCTGAATAATCGTCTCGATCTGGCGCAGGCGGAAGCCGTGCAGGATCTAATCATGGCTAAAACCCGGCGGGGGAGCGAGTTGGCCTTATCCCATCTCAAGGGTCGGCTGTCGAAAACAATTGACGATCTGCGCGGGCAGCTTGTCGCAGCGCTGGCCGGACTGGAAGCGGCCCTTGACTTCCCTGCCGACGAAATCTCCAGTGATTATAATATCCTGGCCTGTGCAGCCGACACCCTCACCAGTATCATCGGAAAGCTGCAAACCCTGCTGGCAACATATGAGCAGGGGAAGATCGTCCGCGACGGCGTTGACGTAGTGATCGCCGGCAAACCAAATGTGGGCAAATCGAGCCTCCTGAACAGCCTTTTGGGTGAAAAGAGGGCCATCGTCACACACTTGCCCGGCACCACCCGCGACTTTATCGAGGAATTCATCAATATCAACGGGTTGGCGGTAAAGCTTACCGACACTGCCGGCCTCAGGGCCGCTGAGAACATCATCGAAGCGGAAGGCATCGCACTGGTGCGGGAAAAACTTGCCACCGCCGATCTGGTTTTAGTGATCATAGACGGCAGCGCCGGCCTGACCGAGGAAGATCGAACGATCATGGCTGGGCTTCTTGGCCACAACCTCCTGTTGGTGGTTAACAAGAATGACCTTCCCCAGATGCTGGATATGCAACAAGTCCGGGCGATACTGCCGGAAGTAGATGTTTTACGCATATCGGCCAAATACGGTGACGGCCTGGATCAGCTTAAAGAGGCTATTCACCGCATCGTCCTTGGCGTTTCCGGCAACCGGCATACGGAGGTCATGATTGCCAATATCCGCCATAAAACCGCCCTGGAGAGAACAGTCGCCTTTCTATCTCAGGCCAGGGAAGGCGCCAAAAATAATCTTCCCCCCGAACTTGTGGCTATAGACCTCCGCGACGCCCTAACCAGCCTGAGTGAAATCGTCGCCAGAACGACAAACGAAGAAATCCTGCAGGAGATATTCTCCCGCTTCTGCGTCGGCAAGTAA